The genomic DNA TTCATGCTGTTGGACTGCTGCTCCTTTGCAAACACCTCCTGCACATAATCAAGTTATTTtttgcatgattttttaaaaaagtccaaCACACCTCTGCGGAGAGATCATCCAGGTACAAGATCTCCAAAACATCTCCGGACTTGGTTTTGAAAGGTAGCAGCTTCTCTCCTTTCTGCTTGGCTACGACGCTGATCTGGAACAAAGTTGTTTGCTTCAAAATTATATAGCATGGATCACAGAGAATTTACAGTACAAATCTACGGTAGCGTTATGATATGTACtttaataaaacacaaaatCTGAACTTAAACAAAATTCTATTTACATTTTGACAAATTGAAAAAGTGTAGTAAAATGGTGAATTGAATTTTTTCCTCAAACATTGTGTCCTTCACTTCAGTCATAGATTTTTATCATTTCTATCATATTCCATTGCTTTCCGTTGTAGATGTGACAGAAGTCCTGCTtgatttcaatgtattttttcctGTTGTGTCCTAATTTTAAAGGGACACATGTATTCAAAGTTCTTATGCTGGTGGGAGGGGGAATGAAggcaagtcaattttttttatgattcattgattttatttattttaaactgcccactttttgtttagcagcaAACTTAAAGCCATTTTCAAAATATGTAATCATATAACAAACATTTGTATCATCTGTTTTATAGTCAGGTTTTTGAAAAACCCTCCaacatattgtagtcatgtacactgcaaaaacacaccttaaaactagttaaattctctTGTTTTCTGTGTAAATCTTTCTGTGTAAATCtactggaaataagtgaaattatctgccagtgattcaagttaaatttactcaaatagatttcttgaaataagaaaaatagctagctgaaaataaacacttttttttaaagcaatgaaTTAGTATAcagtgatcttgccagagacgcttggaAGCAAAAACCTTAAAGCGCCacatacgtcaacatcgtttaacttgttaaacagttgctgtggcagctCTTGTGTTTAAGGGAGCAGCCTgactggatttgagtggactcactcaatgaagcattttaataaagacaagtatttttcgattttattcttgtttaaaaataattcggtgggacagtaacatgtttaaaacttcatAATATAACATTCATAACATACTTCAAATGTAATCATAATTAATACatctgaagtgcttgaaaaccatttattaaaattagggctgtcaaaattatcgcgttaacgggcgttaatttttttaaattaatcacgttaaaatatttgacgcaattaacgcagatgccccgctcagacagatttaaatgaaagtacagtgaaacgctcacttgttgtgttttatggagttttgccgccctctgctggcgcttgggtgcgactgattttataggcttctgcatccatgagcattgtgtaagtaattattgacatcaacaatggcgggctactagtttattttttgattgaaaattttacaaattttattaaaacgaaaacattaagaggggttttgatataaaatttctataacttgtactaacatttttcttttaagaactacaagtctttctatccatggatcgctttaacagaacgttaatgttaatgccatcttgttgatttattgttataaacaaatacagtccttatgtaccgtatgttgaatgtatatatccatcttgtgtcttatctttccattccaacaataatttacagaaaaatatggcatattttatagatggtttgaattgcgattaattgcgattaattacgattaattaatttttaagctgtaattaactcgattaaaaattttaatcatttgacagccctaattaaaatacatatacagtatacagttttttttttaaattatacttttgggaaaaaaagtgaaaaaaatgtcttatatgTTTCTCTTTTcaatgataaatctgaataaatacaatacattgaacacacaataaataaataaataaatacttcgcagtttttcacttatcgcggcgggttctggtcttcattaaagcaaaaaatgagggatcactgtatttaatttttaacaGAACATGTTCAAAACAATATTAGAAaggattttttcttgatttaggtgattaCCAAATTTTAGATGTattggcttaataagaacaaatagtaaaatttatttaaaataaatggaatCATCTGACGCAATAATCTGttcactagtctttaacactcaaaacaagatagaGAAAATTAtgtgattaagacgttataaatttccaATGTAACCTCCTTAAAACATATTTAATAACATTTTCAATTGTGTAGTTAATGTTTTTAgactttttagattttttttttcacttgacCAACTAAGAATTGTAAGCAAATTCTCAGAGAATGCTCAAGTGTTGAGAACTCACAGTGTCACCACTTGTTCCTGCGAAGAAGAATTGCACGCGGACATCTCCGAccttccaaaaaatacaaatttaaaaatttaaaaaatctgttTGAACAGTACTTCATAGATAACGTCGTTAAGGCGCTCACCTCTGGTCTCTTTGGCTGCCGAGTGTGATAAAAATAATCATCACTGATGGTGAAGAAAGGGTCCGACTTATAGGAATTCAAATCCTTTAGGCTCAGTGTCTGGAAGTTATTAATTTTTTCTACCAGTCCTGAGGAGAAGCAAATACATATAAGTCGAACAGTGGAGCAAAGAAGTACCTATTTACTCAGCTACTGATTGTGCGAATTCTCCCATTTGATGAGCAAGGACTGTAATATTCACCTCAACTGTTTTGACTATAAACGACTTTGTATGGGAACCCATCACACGGCAAGAATAAATCTTGGCCGGTGTGAAAACAGCATTAAAgaagtcaagggcgtaggtttgcatagggacgatagggaaataacactagcaacttttccggATGCTcaagttgtccccaccaacctttaagccagtgtttttcaaccttttctgagtcacggcacatttttacattggaaaatgtcacgcggcacaccacaaaccaaattactttctgtacagcatatttaattataaaataatttctcagtatttgtactttgtcagtgtgaaacttgagcctgtttagatgaacacaaagacgataacctggcaggaatcttcttcaacagctctgagtctctttgtttttattttatatggctgttaggcttgaaaagctaagaattatcagacagggggacttaagcaatgtctttaacagcatcagggccgagcatctcaccaacaatggctttgatggcaggtagtattaaagcCCTtgtcacagtgtgggactttttgcatttagcaacaagttaagCAAAAAGGTAACTggatttgagggctttctcatttgacctttgtagtttttctatgTTAAGGCCAACAAAATAGTCCAAAGACTTGTTTTAAAGCGGTGGGTGTTTGGTTTGGAGATGActtttaagcttgcttggcaccatggcactGTTGGATAGAGTTTAAaaactgcttggatttctagccatcagccaacttgctgtcctcgacaatgtgttggaataaaacacaggaggAGGATAAgttgtcacatatggataaaatggaaaggacacttttgtgtatatcgacgcttgacgagtctaatcaaatgatgtactgtACAGTAGATGTGCTGGGGTTCACATtgtggacagcaaggtggctgagcgctagaaatccaagcagttgttgaatgcgacacgagcaataccgcGCAAAACTCCTTCCTACTACAACTCCgcacgacaacaacaaaaaaaatgcgatattggGGAATTTTTCGCGGCACACCtaacgatctctcacggcacaccggttgaaaaacactgctttaaGCAACCtgatatgcattatataatgagttcagttatacaggcaatttagattgtcttccgatatgttgtaaggatagaattgaccctaccattattaagtgattttttttaaattatattcaaacttacattcaccccttttcacttgctgaatgcggcgccccccccccacccatgcacatttgattggctgatgatttgaCCCAACCCCGACACACACAAGCACgttcacactcacacagccctgacagaaatacatgtcgacaacatgccgcctcctccgcctccttcaaggacgagggatattagattttttttttcggccagcagcagccactgtaagtaagtaAATAAGAGGCGAATGTTGTGGAGGGGGGAAACACACcaataattttgctactgaaagtctgacctgcatcagagttagcataatattaaactgtgtgaactgtctaacctgcaaaactagagtaggaagctgcttagaagtgtcattctgtttgtgttttctactgttaacattaaataaactgtgagaaatgtagtgaacactGCTGGAAATTATAGAActagaaaaacgtgagcaaaaagctgcttagagagagatgggtgctgcataacctcatatgttgctcacacaacacaacattatcataattaactatgtacattaaaaaaatttgatGCCTTGAGCTACcaacactagcgttgcgatcgactggtcgatcgtgatcgatataatgagcacccctgatttagcatatcaattaattaggttcatattcgtgagaaacgtAGCCTAGACCCTCACTGACCCAATATGTTTGGtcatattaatgtcccgtcccgatcaaaaagtgtacattgtggttatgctgttatatcgcccCTTCCAATATTGAGATCAAACCCACACCCTTGAAAGAAGTTACAGGTCTGTGAAATctcgcttgtttgtaggtgtccaaataattattttccaccataacttGCAAatcaatttctttaaaaatccaacaatgtgacTTTCTTGATTCTCTTAGTGGGGGTATACTTATTATGAAAATAGTTACAGGCTCTCTCATCTTACACCaacttacacaattggtggctgactaaatacttttttgccccactgtactacaATAAGGCACATACAAAAATCACTATTTTATCACAGCAAAGTGTTGATGGCAGTTGCTTCTGACGGATTACCTTGAGAGAGAGTAAAAGGTCCAACTTGGACTTGAGGAGCTACAACAGTCACGCTCTCAACTGCCATGGCGCTGACATGCAAAGACATTAAAGGTATCTTGTGATTAGGAGTGGGCAATATAGCCTCAAATATTTATTATGgtatttcaataaaatttgcaaTGACGATTTTCAAATAGAAATACTGAAAAATTAGTATGCAATCTTTGCTTTGCATTAACAGCCATTTTTATGGCATACAATATTTAAGACTCCTTTGTTTTACCCTATTACACTCTGTGTGTGTGAAGGTGTAGGAATATATTTTCACATaatcatatactagtatatttgaTTATTGCTGTTCTGTTACTGTGGGGAAGTGGCTGTCCCAATTTTGTACACAAAATGTACTTTCCTCTAGATAGCTCACTAACGATAAGGTAGGCATTTTTTGTTTACTCGTTGCGGGCAGCTAGTAATTTTCCTCGGGTTTTTAGCCCAGGTTCGTCCTAGGGGCGGGTGTTAACTTGCTCATTTGCATAGGAACGATATAAACTCTGGCCTGGTCGCCACTCGGGTCAGTCCCCCGGGAGAAGAAGCCTTTATACTATTTTTTTACCGCCGAGGACTTTTGCTTAcatttgttttgtactttttttccacgtttgatttattattcttattaggGATATCTCGATCTAATCACGTGGTCAGAAACCGGgttgatcgcgccatttttcagaggatcggaattgggtgaaaaggatcgggtttgtaaaaaaataaataaaataaaattatgtttttctacttcatgctcatacagcatcacgcctctcaccctccctcctgctaagcagtgcgccCAAACTGTCaagcttgcgtttggtacttaaagttaatgatgattgatagCTTTGTAGTTTTGAttgtgccagagaagcttggtagctctacaatcaacagcagaaatgtgtcaatcatcattaaacttgcataagtgtgctgtggaACTCATTGTGtacgtgagaggctgttctcagcagcgtgattggatttgagtggactcaggaTCAGGTATCGAAACAGGACtctgtattggcagattctcaaaatcaggtgactcgcacTTGGACTTGggcgcaaaaatatgcaatcaggACATTCCAAATtctaattattgtttttgttatgttttgtcATGTCGTCTTGTTACAAAACGTGCATCTTCCAGTAGaataatacagtaataataatacaagcTGTAGAGAATTTCGGATCAGACTGTTATTGcagaaaattttttaattttttcccacTACAATAGGTGACTGAAAGCTTGAAATGGAAACAAAAATTTACCTTGTCGAATTTAACCTCAGAAGTCAAACGTAACAtaacagtttaaaaattgaacTTTAGTTCTAAGAGCAACGAAAATCAAGATGTTCAAGAAAGCTGCAGCCAGTGACATTTCTAGAAGAGTCTCTCAGACTTTCAAAAACAGAAAACGTATTGTTCCACAGAAGCACTTATTTTAACAAGTGACAGTGCCTTATATTATATGGTTATATTTGTAGCAATCAGTGTTAAAATTGTGTAAAGATTTGGCCTACgactagagttgtctgatattatcggGCAGCTGATAATATGACATTATtgggtagccgataatatcagtcgataaaagcattttaaaatgatatcggttaATATCACTAATCGGATAATATCAACATCGGTTCGaaattatcggttttgggccaatacacatgttgccttcaaagtgaatgtagaagcctttgtacaagggctggtcacagcttagcacattagttatgcttattgaccattagatgtctccaaactgaatgtagaagcctttgtacaagggctggtcacagcttagcacattagttatgcttattgaccattagatgtctccaaactaagatgtttgggatttgttatgtgagcattattactattatagCACCCAGGGGAGCATCAAAATACAATTAGGCATAATATGTTGAGTCAACTACTGCACATATCGGTATCGATTTGATGTTAGTATCGGATTTtttgagttggacaatatcaagATATATATAGTTagcagttaaaaagtcattttcatGTATAACTCTACCTTTGGCCAttcataaataaatgcaatcgAATCGGGTGTGAcacatccaacatggcggctgtcTGGTAcgtcaaataaaagttgaatgaAGCACCTTGGGTTCTGGTGACCAATTTCTTTATCAAAAGAGCGACTGTTGATCAGCTCGGTTTTCCACTCGGTATCTAGGggtgaaaaaaaagttgcaggCAGGCATTTGGGCAATGTTTCCTTTACATAATACAACAGTagacttaaaataaataaaacatttagattCGTATAAGGCTTTCATGGTCAAGGGATGTCACATAAAAGGCCATTGAATATGATGATTTTCAGTAGCTCAATGACATTTAAAATGCAAGCAAAAAATGCAACCGTTGCATATCTGGTTGGAGCTGGAACCTACCCTGGACTGGTCATCCACCAGTCACTGACAATTTTAAACCTTGGGTGAAAATCATTTATGACCACTGAAGTGCAAAGTATTGAATTTATAAGTCCAAAATGAATCTTATATTATCCAAAacaatgaggtttttttttttagatgtcttTAAATacgcctttttatttatttatttatttatttttacatcttTGAATCAAATCCACTGTTGTGGCATTTATCCAAACACTTCACTTGAATTTAATTCCAACTACTCACTGTAGGTGTATGTGGTCTCAGTTTTAGTTTCACCGTTCTCTTGATAGTCTCTGAAATGAATCATACAGTGAAGAACTCGCATGACTATTCTGTGCTGAAGACAAAAAAAGTTGAGGCCTCACCCTGCCACACAATGTCAGTAACACTCACCTGCTCTCCTGGTACTCCACCCACTGATACATCTCCACCTCTCTCTTCAGTTTTACAGCTTGCACTGCTACATTGTAGTTGGGGTCATGTAAAGGCtatccacacaaaaaaacacagatgATTTGGCTATTATCCACATAGGTTTTTGGTTAAGCTGTTTGAGTGCTGCGCTGCCATTGTGGCGGCTTAGGTTCAATTCCCGCGTATGTGTTGTGTCAGGAAGCTCATCCAGCGTAAGAAAGTGTAGGAAACTATAGAATTTCAGTGTTttgttttaccctgaatcaacgaatATAAAAAAGAATCCATTTTGATAAACTGAGGCCTCTTGGTTCTGGACTAGTTTCTGGACTTTTTTGTTGCTGGACATTTTCCCTTTGTTCTGCAGTTTGTTTCAGTAgggtaaataaatataaatatatgctGTATATTTTGCAATGTCCTTATACCTCAGCTAATCagttaatacttaaaaataaatacatacattttaaagagatccacagatagaaagacatgtagttcttaaaagataaacgttattctgagttaaaataatttgatattgaaacacctcttaatgttttcattttcatgcaattgtaaaattagtttaactagtaggccaccattgttgttgacgtcgcagggcggtgacgtcacatggttacactgccgggcttccagagtatgactctagcgacattaaCATGTCATCtgctcaaccctttcaatttgaacccgagaggaacattaatgagcatgaagcactttcgatatttcacaaaacgagcagcaaatgcaaaatgaacaggaaagacgcgatgagacgagacgagagtcggggggaaaaaaacagtgttctgccaaaatgtactaCACCGGTGAAaagtcctacaagaggcgagtTTGACATCTAAAGTTctaccgtgcactttcagcttgttttgtttagatgcatacagacagaacatactaaagatgccttaaaaaaatacttaaacgtagtaatatcaaataagggtggttttaaTATGctgctatgtgactaatgtggtcaacagatcaacaatcaatgcttaaaagtatgagagcacatgcaaaaattattttgaggtAAAGAAAAGGTAatgaaagactcaataaaaacacaaatagtaagtatttgccgcttttcctcaatgagcgcatgtgttggatgtctcgcagcgtagaaggaattgcagtaacccggtagtattcgtcgagtgatagtgacaatctacgtcatcactccgacGTCCATTACgtgcttaaaacatggcgccctccgtaggtcaaaaaatgtactaaatattatagatttttaaatcaatggcaatattttatgtgtttctaataagatattttagtaaaacaggacaattgtggcttacgagagcctacaagtctttaagttcaAAGTTCCCTCTAAAAACCCGATCTTTTTGACCCATTTCCGATCCTGTTTAATGAACGAAAGTGGAAGGGTTTCAAGTTGTCCTTAaaccaataaactaaaatacAGTCATCTGGATACTACAATAAAGAAAGATGACAGGCTCAGGTCTACCTTTGAAGTGTGCAGTGGTGCAGACAGATGCACCAAGCGGTTGTCGTTCTGGAGGTCAAGGCTGGCTGAAGTTTCTAGTGACACCACTTGAGCGAGTCCTTCATCCAGAGAGGACGCTGTCCGCAGAGCCCGTCCCTAATGTGAGGAATAAACACGCATGTGCTGCAATGACACATCCATTTTTTCTAGTGCTTGCTATGGTCATGAAACACATCCTAGTTGACTTTGGGCAAGAGAAACTTGACATTTACTACTTAAATGTTGACGGTTGAGTGTTTGTTAACATTTTGGATTGACCAGGAGCACGTTGGTTGGACAATAACAAAATGAATCCACAAAAAATACGACCTGCCCAATAACTACGCATGCAGTGTTGTGCATGAGTCTCACCtcattggtgaaaagaatatggATGGAGAGGAAAAACAGTCCAACACCAACAAACGTTCCTCCCGCAGTGTCACTTAATCGTTCCAGAAATCCTGGGTTAGTCTTAGTTGTTACACGCTTGTGAGAGTCTCTGCCTGAAAACTGAAACCAACaatgtcagcaaaaaaaaaaagaaacacaacaacGAGCCAGCGATATAAATGTAGTATAACTTGAACCTAAATTGGACATGTATACTTTACTGTTGTCAAAATACTAACATTTTCAAATCGATATcgatactccaaaaataatTGATATCATTTGCGAtactacataaataaaaataccaaaattaaatgttattttttgattaacttTTTGTGCCATTGGCAATGACTGACGTCCAATCGTGTGGCATCCAATCATATGTCAGCTGTCGACTGGAATTTGtctctagtagacgtccaatccatttgaagtggaaggctAGTTGCAAATGAACATTACGCCATCAATCACAGCCAATAAGTTGATAGGAACGAAATTAAAATAtccttcaggtcacttcctattgatttggggcaatcctatgtcacttcctgttgatttagctcCAAttccaggccacttcctgtttattttgggtcacatcctggctgtgaatgcttatcTGTCAGTGCCATTTACGGCAATAGACGTTTTTACCGGtcataatggattggacatccatcgcCATCAATGGTGGTTAATGAGTCAACAAGGAAAATGCAGAAATTTCCTCCATTACTATTAAGTAGGGTTgtcgtgtaacggtacacaaaaatctcggttcggtacgtacctcggttttgaggtcacggttcggttcattttcggtacagtaagaaaacaaaatgcaaaatataaacgtgctagttgtttatcacacacctttgtgctttcaacaataggaa from Corythoichthys intestinalis isolate RoL2023-P3 chromosome 9, ASM3026506v1, whole genome shotgun sequence includes the following:
- the LOC130921661 gene encoding transmembrane protein 43 gives rise to the protein MSSSTTFSGRDSHKRVTTKTNPGFLERLSDTAGGTFVGVGLFFLSIHILFTNEGRALRTASSLDEGLAQVVSLETSASLDLQNDNRLVHLSAPLHTSKPLHDPNYNVAVQAVKLKREVEMYQWVEYQESRDYQENGETKTETTYTYNTEWKTELINSRSFDKEIGHQNPSAMAVESVTVVAPQVQVGPFTLSQGLVEKINNFQTLSLKDLNSYKSDPFFTISDDYFYHTRQPKRPEVGDVRVQFFFAGTSGDTISVVAKQKGEKLLPFKTKSGDVLEILYLDDLSAEEVFAKEQQSNSMKTWGLRAAGWALMFLAIQLTMRIIYTLVDWVPILRDLVSVGLKIFALCVSSSLSLLTIAAGWFFYRPLMAAALGALAFLPMLLARSKLPAKKEL